GACATGCGATGGAGCGAGGAACGGCCGAAGCAATTCATCGATTGAATCCGGTTTCGCGGCTTTCCGCGCGGCGTCCCAATCGTTGCGGCGGATGGTGATCTCCATCTCGCGATCGTTGATTCGCTTGCATGACTGCATCGGTGTGGCAGGCGGTTCGGGCAGGGGGCCGGGCGCGCCATCCTTGAGCCTAAATCGAAGCACGACCTTTTTCGCGCCGCGACCCACCTCGCGCTGCGTGGGCACGAAGGTTTCGAAGAACATCTCCGGCGGCGCTCCGCGCTTCATCGCATCTTCGCGGGTCGTTTCGTGCATTTTCATCTTCATGAAGCCGACATTCATGGTCATGAGCACGGGCGTGAAGTCGTCATCGACCCAGGTATCGGATTCGACGGCCATGTTCGCGGGCACGGCGCCGGCGGGTGCGCCTGCAACCGCGAGTCCACCAAGGTTCATGACCGAGGCGACTTGCGTCAGATCGCGCTTCTCTCCGAGGACATCCTGGCGCGATCGGCCGATGACCCTGCATTGCACTTCGAGCGGCCCATCCTTGCGGTAGGCCGGCTCGTAGGACTTGATTACATAGCTCGTGTCGGGTTTGAGACCCTTGGATTTCTGCAGGAGCGACTGTCCCCACGGGAACCTGATATCCGGATCAAAGTCGTACGCGAGGCGTTCCTTGACCTGTCCATACTGTTCGGCAATGAGGTGAATGCGGCCGTCTTTAATCTCACCCTTGAGCGTTTCGGGGTCTTTGCCCAGGGATGAGACGAACTGGAATGAAAGCGGCTTGCCGTCGGGTGTTTCGCGGTAGTTCTGATCCTGCACGATCTCGATTGAGACGTCGCCACGGCGAATGCCGATTTTCATTTTCATCTGGGTGCGGACCTCGTCGTCCTCGCGCCGAATCGATGTGTGCATGTAGCCGCACTGCTGATACTGCTCGGTTCGCGGATCCTGCATCATCACGACGTACCATCGCTCTTCCCGGTCCGGTGCGGTTTTTGATTCGGGACCGCTGGTCTCGGCGAACACGCCGGCCGGGCATAGTGAAGCGGCGATCAGGAAAAGGCGGCAGGCGAATGTCCATCTGAGCGGCGTGGATAGCTTTGAGCGATTGGGGATCAGGGTCATGTCGTTACATTCCTCGAAAGGGTGCGCGAGTTCGGCACCGCGTACCGAGATGCGTCGGCCGATGATCTCAGCGGAAATTAACGATGGCTGCAATCGATCATCACGCCCGTTTGACCGGTCGCCCGGTGCGGGTATCATCTCGCCCATCATGCGGGATTCTAATCGCTGCGGATTTGCCTGCCTTCTCGGTTGCCCCCGCGATCGAG
This portion of the Phycisphaerae bacterium genome encodes:
- a CDS encoding transglutaminase domain-containing protein, whose product is MTLIPNRSKLSTPLRWTFACRLFLIAASLCPAGVFAETSGPESKTAPDREERWYVVMMQDPRTEQYQQCGYMHTSIRREDDEVRTQMKMKIGIRRGDVSIEIVQDQNYRETPDGKPLSFQFVSSLGKDPETLKGEIKDGRIHLIAEQYGQVKERLAYDFDPDIRFPWGQSLLQKSKGLKPDTSYVIKSYEPAYRKDGPLEVQCRVIGRSRQDVLGEKRDLTQVASVMNLGGLAVAGAPAGAVPANMAVESDTWVDDDFTPVLMTMNVGFMKMKMHETTREDAMKRGAPPEMFFETFVPTQREVGRGAKKVVLRFRLKDGAPGPLPEPPATPMQSCKRINDREMEITIRRNDWDAARKAAKPDSIDELLRPFLAPSHVCDAADSRIRRLAKRASRGASTPAEIAAALREKVTEYITNKNMDVGFATASDVARNRSGDCTEHAVLLAAMCRAAGLPARGVSGIIEVPSGYIHDKKGSAFGYHMWTQVYIGGKWIDIDAAMRQTDCEPNRVALTIMPLGDEGLANAVASLMPVLGRIEIEVMSVEK